A window of the Pseudomonas gozinkensis genome harbors these coding sequences:
- the gatA gene encoding Asp-tRNA(Asn)/Glu-tRNA(Gln) amidotransferase subunit GatA, translating into MHQLTLAEIARGLADKKFSSEELTKVLLARITQLDPQLNSFISLTEELALEQAKAADARRANGESGALLGAPIAHKDLFCTQGIRTSCGSKMLDNFKAPYDATVVSKLAAAGTVTLGKTNMDEFAMGSANESSWYGAVKNPWNLEHVPGGSSGGSAAAVAARLLPAATATDTGGSIRQPAAFTNLTGLKPTYGRVSRWGMIAYASSLDQGGPLARTAEDCAILLQGMAGFDPNDSTSIDEPVPDYAAGLNGSLQGLRIGVPKEYFGAGLDPRIADLIQNSIKELQKLGAVIKEISLPNMQHAIPAYYVIAPAEASSNLSRFDGVRFGHRCEDPKNLEDLYKRSRGEGFGPEVQRRIMVGAYALSAGYYDAYYLKAQKIRRLVKNDFMTAFNEVDIILGPTTPNPAWKLGAKNSDPVAAYLEDVYTITANLAGLPGLSMPAGFVDGLPVGVQLLAPYFQEGRLLNVAHQYQLNTDWHTRTPTGF; encoded by the coding sequence ATGCATCAATTGACTCTGGCCGAGATCGCCCGCGGTCTCGCCGATAAAAAGTTTTCTTCCGAAGAGCTGACCAAAGTCCTGCTGGCGCGCATTACCCAGCTCGACCCGCAGCTCAACAGTTTCATCAGCCTCACCGAAGAGCTGGCCCTCGAGCAGGCGAAAGCCGCCGACGCGCGCCGGGCCAATGGTGAGAGCGGCGCGCTGCTTGGCGCGCCGATCGCCCACAAGGACCTGTTCTGCACCCAGGGCATTCGCACCAGCTGCGGCTCGAAGATGCTCGACAACTTCAAGGCCCCGTACGACGCCACCGTGGTGTCGAAACTGGCTGCCGCCGGCACCGTAACCCTGGGCAAGACCAACATGGACGAATTCGCCATGGGTTCGGCCAACGAGTCGAGCTGGTACGGCGCGGTGAAAAACCCGTGGAACCTGGAACACGTCCCAGGCGGTTCGTCCGGCGGTTCGGCGGCGGCGGTTGCCGCTCGTCTGTTGCCTGCCGCAACGGCCACCGACACCGGCGGTTCGATCCGTCAGCCGGCCGCGTTCACCAACCTCACCGGACTGAAACCGACCTACGGTCGCGTTTCGCGCTGGGGCATGATCGCTTACGCCTCCAGCCTCGATCAGGGCGGCCCCCTGGCTCGCACCGCCGAAGACTGCGCGATTTTGTTGCAAGGTATGGCTGGCTTCGATCCGAACGACTCCACCAGCATCGATGAGCCGGTGCCGGACTACGCCGCCGGTCTGAATGGCTCGCTGCAAGGCCTGCGCATCGGCGTGCCGAAGGAATACTTCGGTGCCGGTCTCGACCCGCGCATCGCCGACCTGATCCAGAACAGCATCAAGGAGCTGCAGAAGCTCGGTGCCGTGATCAAGGAAATCAGCCTGCCGAACATGCAGCACGCGATTCCTGCGTATTACGTGATCGCCCCGGCAGAAGCCTCCTCCAACCTGTCGCGTTTCGACGGCGTGCGCTTCGGCCACCGCTGCGAAGATCCGAAGAACCTGGAAGACCTGTACAAGCGCTCCCGTGGCGAAGGCTTCGGGCCTGAAGTACAGCGCCGGATCATGGTCGGTGCCTACGCGCTGTCCGCCGGTTACTACGACGCCTACTACCTGAAAGCGCAGAAGATCCGCCGCCTGGTGAAGAACGACTTCATGACCGCCTTTAATGAAGTCGACATCATCCTCGGCCCGACCACGCCAAACCCGGCCTGGAAACTCGGCGCCAAGAACAGCGACCCGGTCGCTGCCTACCTGGAAGACGTCTACACCATCACCGCCAACCTCGCGGGCCTGCCGGGCCTGTCGATGCCGGCCGGTTTTGTCGATGGTCTGCCGGTTGGCGTGCAACTGCTCGCTCCGTATTTCCAGGAAGGCCGTTTGCTCAACGTTGCGCACCAGTATCAGTTGAACACTGACTGGCACACCCGCACCCCAACCGGCTTCTGA
- the gatC gene encoding Asp-tRNA(Asn)/Glu-tRNA(Gln) amidotransferase subunit GatC gives MALERSDVEKIAHLASLGLNDADLPHITSALNSILGLVDEMQAVNTDGIEPLAHPLEASQRLRADVVTESNNREAYQSIAPAVENGLYLVPKVID, from the coding sequence ATGGCGCTAGAACGCTCCGACGTGGAAAAAATCGCTCATCTGGCCAGCCTTGGCCTTAATGACGCCGATCTTCCACACATCACTTCGGCCCTCAACAGCATTCTCGGGCTGGTCGACGAAATGCAGGCGGTCAATACCGACGGTATCGAGCCGCTGGCCCACCCGCTGGAAGCCAGTCAGCGCCTGCGCGCCGACGTCGTGACCGAAAGCAATAACCGCGAGGCTTATCAGTCCATCGCACCAGCGGTCGAAAACGGCCTGTACCTGGTTCCGAAAGTCATCGACTAA